One genomic window of Haloarchaeobius salinus includes the following:
- a CDS encoding ribbon-helix-helix domain-containing protein — MVKSTVRFSESTVEEIESLVDEGVFESKSEFYRFASEYILEQLSDSYEPSTVDFEDIKADVFPQDQIIESAEDHESGLPFFESVATVRRFVVRGNPSDAEDFIDHHYATSSRDALLLEELLELYCHQYGVDRPGRE; from the coding sequence ATGGTAAAGAGCACGGTCCGATTCTCGGAGTCGACCGTCGAGGAGATCGAGTCCCTCGTCGATGAGGGCGTCTTCGAGAGCAAGTCCGAGTTCTACCGCTTCGCCTCGGAGTACATCCTGGAGCAGCTCTCGGACAGCTACGAGCCCTCGACCGTCGACTTCGAGGACATCAAGGCGGACGTGTTCCCGCAGGACCAGATCATCGAGTCCGCCGAGGACCACGAGTCCGGCCTCCCCTTCTTCGAGTCGGTCGCGACCGTGCGGCGGTTCGTCGTCCGCGGCAATCCGAGTGACGCCGAGGACTTCATCGACCACCACTACGCGACGAGTTCGCGCGATGCACTCCTGCTGGAGGAGCTGCTCGAACTGTACTGCCACCAGTACGGCGTCGACCGTCCCGGTCGGGAGTGA
- a CDS encoding 2Fe-2S iron-sulfur cluster-binding protein has protein sequence MANELGIAIGLSLTVIAVTLHLVRGTSWKPNEDISQDVLEHRASTVPETDFPEPMNRSIGGGGAVGAVGAGDAGAELEEGAEEEESTSPADIPEDEIEHFDIEYTKEGETISVANNETLLEAGEDEGWDLPYACREGQCVSCGGHIADGDSRDFVEHDNQQMLDEPELEDGYVLTCVAYPRGEFTLETNETP, from the coding sequence ATGGCTAACGAACTGGGAATCGCTATCGGGCTCTCCCTGACGGTCATCGCCGTCACGCTCCATCTCGTGCGTGGTACGTCCTGGAAGCCCAACGAGGACATCTCGCAGGACGTCCTCGAACATCGGGCGAGCACCGTCCCGGAGACCGACTTCCCCGAGCCGATGAACCGCTCCATCGGTGGCGGCGGCGCGGTCGGTGCCGTCGGCGCGGGCGACGCCGGCGCGGAGCTCGAGGAGGGCGCGGAGGAGGAGGAGTCGACGAGCCCCGCCGACATCCCGGAGGACGAGATCGAGCACTTCGACATCGAGTACACGAAGGAGGGCGAGACCATCTCCGTCGCCAACAACGAGACGCTGCTCGAGGCCGGCGAGGACGAGGGCTGGGACCTGCCCTACGCCTGCCGCGAGGGCCAGTGTGTCTCCTGTGGTGGTCACATCGCCGACGGTGACTCCCGAGATTTCGTCGAGCACGACAACCAGCAGATGCTCGACGAGCCCGAACTCGAGGACGGCTACGTGCTCACCTGCGTCGCCTACCCGCGTGGCGAGTTCACGCTCGAGACCAACGAGACGCCGTAG